One region of Pseudodesulfovibrio senegalensis genomic DNA includes:
- the ilvN gene encoding acetolactate synthase small subunit yields MLRTISALAKNRPGVLAEMTAEFGKYNANIRSMAAGETENPEVSRLVIQVEGEEAEIDTITRALEDMEPIVQVDDLARKEFVDRELVMIKVDMDREKTGQLMQVFEVFRANVVGMGEETITVEMTGDQDRVNGLINMLAGYGIRSMCRSGMIALKRGDE; encoded by the coding sequence ATGTTGCGAACCATCAGCGCTCTGGCCAAGAACCGCCCCGGCGTTCTGGCCGAAATGACGGCGGAGTTCGGAAAATACAATGCCAATATCCGGTCCATGGCGGCCGGGGAAACCGAGAACCCCGAGGTCTCGCGCCTGGTTATTCAGGTGGAGGGCGAGGAAGCGGAAATCGACACCATCACGCGCGCACTGGAGGACATGGAGCCCATCGTGCAGGTGGACGATCTTGCCCGCAAGGAGTTCGTGGACCGCGAGCTGGTGATGATCAAGGTGGACATGGACCGGGAAAAGACCGGCCAGCTCATGCAGGTTTTCGAGGTTTTCCGCGCCAACGTGGTGGGCATGGGCGAAGAAACCATCACCGTGGAAATGACCGGCGATCAGGACCGGGTCAACGGTTTGATCAACATGCTGGCGGGCTACGGCATCCGCAGCATGTGCCGTTCCGGCATGATCGCCCTGAAGCGCGGGGACGAATAG
- a CDS encoding bifunctional enoyl-CoA hydratase/phosphate acetyltransferase, whose product MDSLPIIRSLDDIVRAVQSLGDMPRVAIARSAEDFVLRAGLHAYEQGVAEPVLIGDADKTREVADRNGLDISSLRMIHMPDDGQAVTEAVRLFREGEVSFVMKGLVPTATLLKAVLNKETGVPPETGILSHVGVFTSPTDERIMFVTDAGVNIAPNLQRKVDILKNAIGVARTLGIAKPRCALLAATEKVNYPAMPATLDGDVITKMASKGEFGEAEVHGPLSLDLAVNLDSAACKGVSGPVAGQADILLTPDIESGNILYKSLSSFCRVTIAGVVVGSRVPVVVPSRGDSDKSKFYSLALAAYLGRRAQQ is encoded by the coding sequence ATGGACAGCCTACCGATTATCAGGAGCCTGGACGATATTGTCCGGGCCGTTCAGTCGTTGGGTGACATGCCCCGGGTGGCCATTGCCCGCTCGGCAGAGGATTTCGTGCTCCGGGCCGGGTTGCATGCCTATGAACAGGGCGTTGCCGAACCCGTGCTCATCGGCGATGCGGACAAGACCCGCGAGGTGGCGGACAGGAACGGGTTGGACATTTCCAGCCTGCGCATGATCCACATGCCCGATGACGGGCAGGCCGTGACCGAGGCCGTGCGCCTGTTCCGCGAGGGCGAGGTCTCCTTTGTCATGAAAGGGCTGGTGCCTACGGCCACGCTGCTCAAGGCCGTGCTCAACAAGGAAACCGGCGTGCCGCCCGAGACCGGCATCCTCAGCCATGTGGGCGTATTCACGTCGCCCACGGACGAGCGCATCATGTTCGTGACCGATGCTGGCGTGAACATTGCGCCCAACCTGCAGCGCAAGGTGGACATCCTCAAGAACGCCATTGGCGTGGCCCGCACGTTGGGCATAGCAAAGCCCCGCTGCGCACTGCTGGCCGCCACGGAAAAGGTCAATTATCCGGCCATGCCCGCCACTCTGGACGGCGACGTGATCACCAAGATGGCCTCCAAGGGCGAATTCGGCGAGGCCGAGGTGCATGGCCCGTTGTCGCTGGATCTGGCCGTGAATCTGGACAGCGCGGCCTGCAAGGGCGTTTCCGGTCCCGTGGCCGGGCAGGCGGACATACTGCTGACCCCGGACATCGAGAGCGGCAACATTCTGTACAAGTCCCTCAGTTCGTTCTGCCGGGTGACCATTGCCGGTGTGGTGGTGGGCAGCCGCGTTCCCGTGGTGGTGCCGTCCCGCGGCGATTCGGACAAGTCCAAATTCTATTCACTCGCCCTTGCGGCCTATCTGGGCAGGAGAGCGCAACAATGA
- the buk gene encoding butyrate kinase — MSTVFVINPGSTSTKLALFREREELFEEELQHSKEELAACGSVSGQAPLRMLAIEKVLADHGVDGSDVDAVAGRGGLLAPLEGGVYEVCDNMLDDLAASKYGSHPCNLGAGLARDLAQKWGVPAYIVDPVVTDEMDARARVTGMPGLERRSVFHALNQRGAARRAMRLAGRVYEDCCLVVAHMGGGMSVGAHRRGRVVDVTNGLDGEGPFTPERTGTLPVLPMLERMHNGQSFESLRLTVLREGGLWAHLGTNDMREVERRMNEGDEHCIAIFKAMAYSIAKHVGAMVPSALDGVQDRLDAIVLTGGMARSTALVQELTRMLSCLAPVKVVPGSVEMAALAFGVCMALAGSEPVRTYAG, encoded by the coding sequence ATGAGCACGGTTTTTGTCATCAACCCCGGTTCCACATCCACCAAGCTGGCCCTGTTTCGCGAGCGTGAAGAGCTTTTCGAAGAGGAATTGCAGCATTCCAAGGAAGAGCTGGCCGCTTGCGGCAGCGTGAGCGGGCAGGCCCCCCTGCGCATGTTGGCCATCGAAAAGGTGCTGGCCGATCACGGCGTGGACGGATCCGATGTGGACGCGGTCGCGGGCCGTGGCGGCCTGCTGGCACCCCTTGAAGGTGGGGTTTACGAAGTGTGTGACAATATGTTGGACGATTTGGCAGCCAGCAAGTATGGCTCACATCCCTGCAATCTGGGGGCCGGGCTTGCGCGTGACTTGGCGCAGAAATGGGGCGTGCCCGCCTACATCGTGGATCCGGTGGTTACGGACGAAATGGACGCGCGCGCCCGGGTCACCGGCATGCCCGGGCTGGAACGGCGCAGCGTGTTTCACGCCCTGAACCAGCGCGGGGCCGCCCGCAGGGCCATGCGACTGGCAGGCCGCGTGTACGAGGATTGTTGTCTGGTGGTGGCGCATATGGGCGGCGGCATGTCCGTGGGCGCGCACCGCAGGGGGCGGGTGGTGGACGTTACCAACGGTCTGGACGGCGAAGGGCCGTTTACGCCCGAACGCACCGGGACCCTGCCCGTACTGCCCATGCTGGAGCGCATGCACAACGGCCAGAGCTTCGAGTCCCTGCGCCTGACCGTGTTGCGCGAGGGCGGACTGTGGGCGCATCTGGGCACCAACGACATGCGCGAGGTGGAACGGCGCATGAACGAGGGCGACGAACACTGCATCGCGATTTTCAAGGCCATGGCCTACAGCATAGCCAAGCATGTGGGGGCCATGGTGCCTTCCGCTCTGGACGGCGTGCAGGACCGGCTGGACGCCATCGTGCTCACCGGGGGCATGGCCCGCAGTACCGCTCTGGTGCAGGAACTCACCCGCATGCTTTCGTGTCTGGCTCCGGTGAAGGTGGTGCCCGGAAGCGTGGAAATGGCGGCGCTGGCCTTTGGCGTGTGCATGGCCCTTGCCGGCAGCGAGCCCGTGCGGACCTATGCCGGATAG
- a CDS encoding GAF domain-containing hybrid sensor histidine kinase/response regulator — MPGTDYSPTLSKLNALFGELGTNPDENIQRIVRATGEILQGACTLFNRLDNQEQSLCAWAAHNAPHDLPESDPACGHICYEATITGQDRPVSIPDINETRFATTDPYVRRYGLRSYLGHPVRLQGKAIGALCIVDMQPREFSRRDIDTISTLAKAISLEEERKRIQDGFEKSRSMLEEMQSLAAIGGWEADPVTLKSTWTPEIYRILEITGTQPPPGMELLGMCAGPRQRRRVLAAMQRVRRGQSPQTTEFKIRTPRGTLKWIRASARAHADNGVIHKIFGSVQDITASKEAERALKRARDEAQAASTAKTEFLANMSHEVRTPLNGVLGMLQLTLRTELDQEQREYMDIALHSCRGLLTIINDLLDLSKIEAGKITLARDLVDLPQTVNAVVQGFRHQVADKDVNLSYSLDSRIPDNLVGDGGRLRQILFNLVGNAVKFTPSGTVRLDVTPLARNKDTAHILFSVSDTGVGIPDEALERIFEPFEQADTGLQRSVRGTGLGLGIVRKLVHLMGGTLTLASEQGKGTTIYASIPLGLLEAQEDEQLSPTDHAQGEGLNILLVEDNPVNRTAPKLFLEKLGNTVRWAEHGRQALNLMQENRFDVVFMDLEMPHMDGIETTKRIRAATDMATPASVPVIAITAFAFPADRKRCFDAGMDAFLTKPVDFKELEQIVRSIHKAPAR; from the coding sequence ATGCCCGGAACTGATTACTCGCCCACGCTGTCGAAACTCAACGCCCTGTTCGGCGAACTGGGCACCAATCCGGATGAAAACATCCAGCGCATCGTCCGCGCCACAGGCGAGATACTGCAGGGAGCCTGCACCCTGTTCAACAGGCTGGACAATCAGGAACAGTCCCTGTGCGCCTGGGCCGCGCACAACGCGCCCCACGACCTTCCGGAAAGCGACCCGGCCTGCGGCCACATATGCTACGAGGCAACCATCACCGGCCAGGATCGGCCCGTGTCCATTCCCGACATAAACGAAACCCGCTTCGCCACCACCGATCCCTATGTCCGGCGCTACGGTCTGCGCAGCTACCTCGGCCATCCGGTGCGGTTGCAGGGCAAGGCCATCGGCGCCCTGTGCATCGTGGACATGCAGCCCCGGGAATTTTCACGGCGCGACATAGACACCATCTCCACATTGGCCAAGGCCATATCGCTGGAAGAAGAACGCAAACGCATTCAGGACGGGTTCGAGAAATCCCGGAGCATGCTCGAGGAAATGCAGAGCCTTGCCGCCATCGGTGGCTGGGAAGCCGACCCCGTGACCCTCAAAAGCACATGGACCCCGGAAATATACCGCATTCTCGAAATCACCGGCACCCAGCCCCCCCCGGGCATGGAGCTTCTGGGCATGTGCGCCGGGCCGCGCCAGCGCCGGCGGGTGCTGGCGGCCATGCAACGCGTACGCCGCGGACAAAGCCCCCAGACCACGGAATTCAAAATCCGCACCCCCAGGGGAACCCTCAAGTGGATCCGGGCCTCGGCCCGTGCCCACGCGGACAACGGTGTCATTCACAAGATTTTCGGTTCGGTGCAGGACATTACCGCCAGCAAGGAAGCAGAGCGTGCCCTGAAACGCGCACGCGACGAGGCCCAGGCCGCCAGCACGGCCAAAACCGAATTCCTGGCCAACATGAGCCACGAGGTGCGCACCCCGCTCAACGGTGTGCTGGGCATGCTCCAACTCACGCTCAGGACCGAACTGGACCAGGAACAGCGCGAATACATGGACATCGCCCTGCATTCCTGCCGCGGCCTGCTGACCATCATCAACGACCTGCTGGACCTTTCCAAGATCGAGGCCGGAAAAATCACGCTGGCCCGCGATCTGGTGGACCTGCCCCAGACCGTGAACGCGGTTGTGCAGGGCTTCCGGCATCAGGTGGCGGACAAGGACGTGAACCTGAGCTACTCGCTGGACAGCCGCATACCGGACAATCTGGTGGGGGACGGCGGACGCCTCCGGCAGATTCTATTCAATCTGGTGGGCAATGCCGTAAAATTCACGCCCTCGGGAACCGTGCGCCTGGACGTGACCCCGCTGGCCCGCAACAAGGACACGGCCCATATCCTGTTTTCGGTTTCGGACACGGGCGTGGGCATACCGGACGAGGCCCTGGAACGGATATTCGAACCCTTTGAGCAGGCGGACACCGGGCTGCAACGCTCCGTGCGCGGAACCGGGCTCGGGCTGGGCATCGTGCGCAAGCTGGTGCACCTCATGGGCGGCACCCTGACCCTTGCCAGCGAACAGGGCAAGGGCACCACCATCTATGCCTCCATTCCGCTGGGCCTGCTGGAGGCGCAGGAAGACGAGCAGCTCTCCCCGACAGACCACGCCCAAGGCGAGGGCCTGAACATCCTGCTGGTGGAGGACAACCCCGTAAACCGCACCGCGCCCAAACTGTTTCTGGAAAAACTGGGCAACACCGTGCGCTGGGCGGAACACGGACGCCAGGCCCTGAACCTTATGCAGGAAAACCGCTTTGACGTGGTGTTCATGGATCTGGAAATGCCGCACATGGACGGCATAGAAACCACCAAACGCATCCGCGCGGCAACGGACATGGCCACCCCGGCCTCTGTGCCGGTCATTGCCATCACCGCGTTCGCCTTTCCTGCAGATCGCAAACGATGCTTTGACGCGGGTATGGACGCCTTCCTGACCAAACCCGTGGACTTCAAGGAGCTGGAACAGATCGTGCGCAGCATCCACAAGGCACCGGCCCGCTGA
- a CDS encoding CheR family methyltransferase, which translates to MSLFSSSISLRKGVSITDDEFVQLRDFIYEKSGIFVDEKRKYLFESRFRKRLQELGLGSFGDYLKFLKFDSSRKDEMVRLFEMITTNETSFYRDVRQLEAFSSKVLSSVLDGQRKLGKKELNIWSAGCSSGEEPYTLAILLFELLGPTISQWRIRINANDISMAMIKKAREGVYNDYAMKTTPEAIQRKYFTKEADGLRIKPEVAKLVDFRLMNLNDPLALKRIPRSHIVFCRNVIIYFDEAMKKKVINSFYDNLVPGGYLMLGHSESLHKITKAFKPEFHPGTIAYRKE; encoded by the coding sequence ATGTCCCTGTTTTCAAGTTCCATTTCTCTTCGCAAGGGAGTCTCCATAACGGACGACGAGTTCGTCCAGTTGCGCGACTTCATCTATGAAAAGAGTGGTATCTTTGTTGATGAAAAGCGCAAGTATCTTTTCGAAAGTCGATTCAGGAAGCGTCTGCAGGAATTGGGGCTTGGCAGCTTCGGCGATTATCTCAAGTTTTTGAAGTTCGATTCGAGCCGCAAGGACGAGATGGTCCGGTTGTTCGAGATGATCACCACCAACGAGACCAGCTTCTACCGCGATGTGAGGCAGTTGGAGGCGTTTTCCTCCAAGGTGCTGTCGTCGGTGCTGGACGGCCAGCGCAAACTGGGCAAGAAGGAATTGAACATCTGGTCCGCAGGGTGTTCCTCGGGAGAGGAGCCGTACACGCTGGCCATTCTGCTTTTCGAACTGCTCGGCCCGACCATTTCGCAATGGCGCATCCGCATCAACGCCAACGACATTTCCATGGCCATGATCAAGAAGGCCCGTGAGGGCGTTTACAACGACTACGCCATGAAGACCACGCCGGAAGCCATTCAGAGAAAGTATTTCACCAAGGAAGCCGATGGCTTGCGCATCAAGCCCGAAGTGGCCAAACTAGTTGATTTCAGGCTCATGAACCTGAACGACCCCCTTGCACTGAAGCGGATTCCGCGTTCCCACATCGTGTTTTGCCGGAACGTGATCATATATTTCGACGAAGCCATGAAGAAGAAGGTGATCAATTCGTTTTACGACAACCTTGTGCCGGGCGGATACCTCATGCTCGGCCATTCCGAGTCGTTGCACAAGATCACCAAGGCCTTCAAGCCGGAGTTTCATCCCGGCACCATTGCCTACAGGAAGGAATAG
- a CDS encoding HDOD domain-containing protein has protein sequence MRINELQSGMVLSCDLKTSDGRMLLPRGLELTDRHIQMLVRAGIEDVEVDAPKAELNADMVRALEEYVRDFYLYVNPDHAPMLELFRISLDRTAVAVASGWNLPSEEERRAQTVEHMDDIFLKDMGTPADIVKHETELESFPDVYFRIREVLDSPNVSADRLAKVVSTDVGLSAKLLKLVNSPFYGFTSSIDSISRAVALVGGKELSTLALGISTISYFKDIPPELINMEQFWRHSISCGVFARLLAEKQNGLQPERLFIAGLLHDVGRLIMFKKIPYASREAMLFARENSIPLHEAEREVIGFDHTDVSRHLLAEWKFPQGLSEIINYHHDPMAYPNPLEPAIVNVADNIANAVSIAEGGMYVVPGMAEGAWELMGTGVGFLREAISAYDEQIDQIQHAFF, from the coding sequence ATGCGCATAAACGAGCTGCAATCAGGAATGGTCCTGTCGTGCGACCTCAAGACCTCGGACGGCAGGATGCTGCTGCCCAGGGGGCTTGAGTTGACTGACAGGCACATTCAGATGCTTGTGCGCGCGGGCATCGAAGATGTGGAGGTCGATGCCCCCAAGGCAGAGCTGAACGCGGACATGGTCCGAGCGTTGGAGGAATATGTCCGGGATTTCTATCTGTATGTGAATCCCGACCACGCCCCCATGCTCGAATTGTTCCGCATTTCGTTGGACAGGACCGCCGTGGCCGTTGCTTCGGGCTGGAACCTGCCTTCCGAGGAGGAACGCAGGGCGCAGACCGTGGAACACATGGACGACATCTTTCTCAAGGATATGGGCACCCCGGCCGATATCGTGAAACACGAAACCGAGCTGGAAAGTTTTCCGGACGTGTATTTCCGCATTCGGGAAGTGCTCGACTCCCCCAACGTGTCCGCAGACAGGCTCGCCAAGGTGGTCAGCACGGACGTGGGGCTTTCCGCCAAGCTGCTCAAGTTGGTGAACAGCCCGTTCTACGGGTTTACCTCATCCATCGATTCCATCAGCCGGGCCGTGGCGCTTGTGGGTGGCAAGGAGCTTTCCACGCTGGCGCTGGGCATTTCGACCATCAGCTATTTCAAGGATATCCCGCCCGAACTGATCAACATGGAGCAGTTCTGGCGGCATTCCATTTCCTGCGGTGTGTTTGCACGCCTGCTGGCGGAAAAGCAGAACGGACTGCAGCCCGAGCGGTTGTTCATCGCCGGGTTGCTGCATGACGTGGGCCGCCTGATCATGTTCAAGAAAATCCCCTACGCCTCGCGGGAGGCCATGCTGTTCGCACGTGAAAACAGCATTCCCCTGCATGAGGCCGAGCGGGAGGTCATCGGCTTCGACCATACCGACGTGAGCCGCCACCTTCTGGCGGAATGGAAGTTCCCGCAGGGGCTTTCGGAGATCATCAATTACCACCATGACCCCATGGCCTATCCCAATCCTCTGGAGCCGGCCATCGTCAACGTGGCCGACAATATCGCCAACGCGGTGAGCATTGCCGAAGGTGGCATGTACGTGGTGCCGGGCATGGCCGAAGGCGCGTGGGAATTGATGGGAACCGGCGTGGGCTTTTTGCGCGAGGCCATCTCGGCCTACGATGAGCAGATAGACCAGATTCAGCACGCCTTTTTTTGA
- a CDS encoding DUF4079 family protein, which translates to MLWIHPLLQAVATLLALNVAYLGVERFAGRHLGARRTFLWKRHVRLGLIAELLWLGGLVGGLLMVRMSWSANFVTGNHYKVAFAMLPFMALSMGTGLFMNSNRKKRTLLPLVHGAAGGILLLMALYQVVSGWRVVQDFLL; encoded by the coding sequence ATGCTTTGGATTCATCCCCTGCTTCAGGCCGTGGCCACCCTGTTGGCCCTGAACGTGGCCTATCTCGGCGTGGAACGTTTTGCCGGACGCCACCTCGGCGCACGGCGCACCTTTCTCTGGAAACGCCACGTACGCCTCGGCCTGATCGCGGAACTGCTCTGGCTCGGCGGGCTTGTTGGCGGCCTGCTCATGGTCCGCATGTCATGGTCCGCAAACTTCGTGACCGGCAATCACTACAAGGTGGCCTTTGCCATGCTGCCGTTCATGGCCCTGAGCATGGGCACGGGCCTGTTCATGAACAGCAACAGGAAAAAACGCACCCTGCTGCCGCTGGTGCACGGGGCCGCCGGGGGCATCCTGCTGCTCATGGCCCTGTATCAGGTGGTGTCGGGCTGGCGAGTGGTGCAGGACTTCCTGCTCTGA
- the waaF gene encoding lipopolysaccharide heptosyltransferase II, which translates to MKDKNRNMHEYRKIGVWQTAFIGDAVLTLPLLAALHQRHPEAEIHLWVRAGLEPLFAGQPGVHAVHGFDKRGTDRSLFSAMRLGRQIRAQGFDLWISAHRSLRSALVARSTGIATRIGYDTPWFNRMAYTTTVSRRFDQLEEIERLHQLLAPLGISLPAPQARLTLPQAEQDRAEKFWHENGLVGDRVLGVHPGSTWPTKCWLPEYFAKIIRKAANHGITVLVFGGPEETRLVADIIEKAGGTGRYVHNLAGRLSLVELAAAIGRLDACLTNDSGPMHLAWTQGVPLVSLFGPTVRKLGFFPRGEDSTVLEVELGCRPCGLHGPKRCPKRHHKCMKAITPDMVWDALAPLLDEEL; encoded by the coding sequence ATGAAGGACAAAAACCGGAACATGCACGAATACAGAAAGATAGGCGTCTGGCAGACCGCGTTCATCGGCGATGCCGTGCTCACGCTGCCCCTGCTGGCCGCCCTGCACCAACGCCACCCCGAAGCCGAAATCCATCTCTGGGTACGCGCCGGGCTGGAACCGCTCTTTGCCGGGCAACCCGGCGTGCATGCGGTCCACGGCTTCGACAAACGCGGCACGGACCGCTCCCTGTTCTCGGCCATGCGGCTGGGCAGACAGATCCGCGCACAGGGTTTCGACCTCTGGATATCCGCACACCGCAGCCTGCGCAGCGCACTGGTGGCCCGCAGCACCGGCATTGCCACGCGCATCGGTTACGACACGCCGTGGTTCAACCGCATGGCATACACCACAACCGTTTCGCGCCGCTTTGACCAGCTGGAGGAAATCGAGCGCCTGCACCAGCTGCTGGCTCCGCTGGGCATTTCCCTGCCCGCACCCCAGGCCCGGCTGACGCTGCCGCAGGCGGAACAGGACCGGGCCGAAAAATTCTGGCACGAAAACGGACTGGTCGGGGACCGCGTCCTGGGCGTGCACCCCGGTTCCACATGGCCCACCAAATGCTGGCTACCCGAATATTTCGCGAAAATCATCCGCAAGGCCGCCAACCACGGCATCACCGTGCTCGTTTTCGGCGGTCCCGAGGAAACCAGACTGGTGGCGGACATCATTGAAAAGGCAGGAGGCACGGGCCGCTATGTGCACAACCTCGCGGGCAGGCTCTCGCTGGTGGAACTGGCCGCGGCCATAGGCCGCCTCGATGCCTGCCTGACCAACGACTCCGGCCCCATGCACCTTGCATGGACACAGGGCGTGCCGCTGGTGTCCCTGTTCGGCCCCACTGTGCGCAAGCTGGGCTTTTTCCCGCGCGGGGAAGATTCCACGGTTCTCGAGGTCGAGCTGGGCTGTCGGCCCTGCGGCCTGCACGGCCCCAAACGCTGCCCCAAGCGCCACCACAAATGCATGAAAGCCATTACCCCGGACATGGTCTGGGACGCCCTGGCCCCCCTGCTGGACGAAGAACTGTAA
- a CDS encoding queuosine precursor transporter — MNEILWLVFAVMDLCLVLAVYRLFGRTGLFALIVFNLLLCNIQVMKTVELFGLTTTLGNILYASVFLATDMISEFYGKKDAKKAVMLGFVTLLMMVGYMQLALLFQPAADDFAQPHLAALFGFMPRIALGSLAAYLVSQMHDIWIFHIIKERTGGKHLWLRNNLSTMSSQLLDSLVFCSIAFLGLFPMNVWWEIVISTYVIKLAVAALDTPFMYLARRLFHRPEATA, encoded by the coding sequence ATGAACGAAATCCTCTGGCTTGTTTTCGCGGTCATGGACCTGTGTCTGGTTCTGGCGGTCTACCGTCTTTTCGGACGCACCGGCCTCTTTGCCCTCATCGTCTTCAACCTGCTGCTGTGCAACATACAGGTCATGAAAACCGTCGAGCTGTTCGGGCTGACCACCACGCTGGGCAACATTCTCTATGCCAGCGTGTTTCTGGCCACGGACATGATCAGTGAATTCTACGGCAAGAAAGACGCCAAAAAGGCGGTCATGCTGGGATTCGTGACGCTGCTCATGATGGTGGGCTACATGCAGCTGGCCCTGCTTTTCCAGCCCGCAGCCGACGACTTCGCCCAGCCGCACCTTGCGGCCCTGTTCGGGTTCATGCCCCGCATCGCGCTGGGCAGCCTCGCCGCCTACCTTGTTTCCCAGATGCATGACATCTGGATCTTCCACATTATCAAGGAACGCACCGGCGGCAAGCATCTCTGGCTGCGCAACAACCTGAGCACCATGTCCAGCCAGCTGCTGGATTCGCTGGTCTTCTGCTCCATCGCCTTTCTGGGCCTGTTTCCCATGAACGTGTGGTGGGAGATCGTGATCTCCACCTACGTCATCAAGCTGGCGGTGGCCGCTCTGGACACGCCGTTCATGTACCTTGCCCGCCGCCTGTTCCACAGGCCCGAGGCCACGGCCTAA
- the murI gene encoding glutamate racemase yields the protein MNADDFIEIPIDSAQPVGMFDSGVGGLTVLKALRERLPGEDVLYLGDTARLPYGTKSPQTVTRYAVQAAGALVRRGIKMLVVACNTASAVALDAVREAYPGLAVVGVVEPGARAACAASRNGIIAVVATEGTIAGGAYHRAIAHIRPEAHIKGQPCPLFVSLAEEGWVDGPIAEAVAARYLEPIFSLPEKERPDSLVLGCTHFPLLEPAIRAVLGKGVRIVDSAATTAEVVHDRLVESGMLAESGCLGKARFLTTDDVERFARTGTRFLGTHIGPEQVELVDL from the coding sequence ATGAACGCAGACGATTTTATTGAAATACCCATTGATTCCGCACAGCCCGTGGGCATGTTCGATTCCGGCGTGGGCGGGCTGACCGTGCTCAAGGCCCTGCGCGAACGGCTGCCCGGCGAGGATGTCCTGTATCTGGGCGACACCGCGCGCCTGCCCTACGGCACCAAGAGCCCGCAGACCGTGACACGCTATGCGGTACAGGCGGCCGGGGCACTGGTGCGGCGCGGCATCAAGATGTTGGTGGTAGCCTGCAACACGGCCAGTGCCGTGGCTCTGGACGCGGTGCGCGAGGCCTATCCGGGCCTTGCCGTGGTCGGGGTGGTGGAGCCGGGTGCACGCGCGGCCTGCGCAGCCTCGCGCAACGGCATCATCGCGGTGGTGGCCACCGAGGGCACCATTGCCGGGGGGGCGTATCACCGCGCCATCGCACACATCCGGCCGGAAGCGCATATCAAGGGGCAGCCCTGTCCCCTGTTTGTCTCGCTGGCCGAGGAGGGCTGGGTGGACGGTCCCATTGCCGAGGCTGTTGCCGCCCGCTATCTGGAGCCGATATTTTCCCTTCCCGAAAAAGAGCGCCCGGACTCGCTGGTGCTGGGCTGCACCCATTTCCCGTTGCTGGAACCGGCCATTCGCGCCGTGCTCGGAAAGGGCGTGCGCATTGTGGATTCCGCAGCCACCACTGCAGAGGTGGTCCACGACCGGCTGGTCGAATCCGGCATGCTGGCCGAGTCCGGCTGTTTGGGCAAGGCGCGTTTCCTGACCACGGACGACGTGGAGCGGTTCGCGCGCACGGGCACGCGCTTTCTGGGTACGCACATCGGCCCGGAGCAGGTGGAGCTGGTGGACCTGTAG
- a CDS encoding LemA family protein, producing the protein MIKRIVMLLALALFCLPLTGCGYNSMQQGEENVFGAWGDLEAALQRRADLIPNLVETVKAAAAHEKDTLQAVVEARSKATQTTITPKQLGDKAALQKFADAQGGLSSALSRLMVVVERYPQIKANQNFLALQHQIEGTENRIAVARKRYNDAVKAFNFSIRKFPNSLTNSMLLHLERKEFFAAESGAKNAPKVDFGSKS; encoded by the coding sequence ATGATCAAACGCATTGTCATGCTGCTGGCCCTGGCCCTTTTCTGCCTGCCCCTGACCGGGTGCGGCTACAACTCCATGCAGCAGGGCGAGGAAAACGTGTTTGGCGCATGGGGCGATCTTGAAGCGGCCCTGCAACGCCGTGCCGACCTGATTCCCAACCTCGTGGAAACGGTCAAGGCGGCGGCAGCCCACGAAAAGGATACCTTGCAGGCTGTTGTGGAAGCGCGCAGCAAGGCTACCCAAACCACCATCACTCCTAAGCAATTGGGCGACAAGGCAGCGTTGCAGAAGTTTGCGGACGCGCAGGGCGGTTTGAGTTCGGCCCTGTCCCGGCTCATGGTGGTGGTGGAGCGGTATCCGCAAATCAAGGCCAACCAGAATTTTCTTGCATTGCAACACCAGATCGAAGGCACGGAAAACCGTATAGCCGTGGCCCGCAAGCGCTACAACGATGCGGTCAAGGCGTTCAACTTCTCCATCCGCAAATTCCCGAATTCCCTGACCAACTCCATGCTGTTGCATCTGGAGCGCAAGGAATTCTTTGCGGCGGAAAGCGGCGCCAAGAACGCACCCAAGGTTGACTTCGGGTCCAAGAGCTAG